TCAATAGACAATGAAGCTCTTATGATTGAGTTCttattttgagttttctttgtttcttcttatcctctttcttttgtttcttgtcttGTTAGAGATCTAACACAGGATCTTACACATGCTAAGCAACCATTTTGCCATTGCAAAATGCCCTATCCCCACTCAATTTTAAGTATGTCTAGAGTTCTCTAGAAAATATTTCCTTatgataaaaatcattttttcttattaatttgcaagATATATAGCACTGTAAATTTATCAAAGTTAATATAAGCCTGTAATTCATGTGATTTACTTAGATAGCCATACATAGAATCATTAACAAAAGGAATCTGCATATATACAATTATGTTCATGGGAACAATCATTCTTAGAGTAAATTTGTGAAATACAGCTTACCACAGACTCTGGTTCTGGCTGCCAGATTTCATCTTCTGGAATCTTCCCAATGGCATGTAGAATCTGAAATGAAAGATTACCTTGACAAATAGCAAAACAGATactatctttcttttattctttaagaaagaaTGAAGTGAATGCCTCTTGGGATATCCATCTAAAATGTCAAGGTAAAGGACAGAGAAATCTACTTGACCTTTAGAAAGATCcctaaaaatcttttatttatggcACAAAAGGCCTCAACCATTAGTTTCACCATAAATTTTAGTGTATGTGAACATACCTTAGTGGGAATGAGACTAGAAGACTTGCCAGAAAAAGAATAATGTGAATTTTGATTCCTTGTGGAAATATTTTTTGATTCTATAACATCAGGTCTAgatgatcatttttatttaaaatttaaaaaaaaaatgtgtctgtatgtgtacttATTGAGTGGCTGAtaaggaggactgactgagaagccaaggacaatggcattgggttttgattctactgcatgtactggctttgtgggaacctagtctgtttggatgctcaccttactagacctggatggagggggaaggaccttggacttcccacagggcagggaaccctgattgctctttagATTGGAGGGGGAataaggggagggggagggaaataggaggaggtgaaaatttgtaataataataataataaaagcatcaGGTGCTTGGAGGAAGCTTTAGAGATCAAaggaggccatcagatcccctagaactgaatgtgggtgctgggaaccaagcctctgcaagagcaatgagtgctcttaactgtgagccCCCTTTCCAAACCCTCTATTTTTAAAGATCTGTTGTATTTGtagttatatgcatgtgtgtgtctgatgtgcAGATGTCCTCTGGCTCTGAAGATGGCATTGTTTCCCCTGCAAATGAagctataggcagttgtgagactCCTGATGTGGgcgctggaaaccaaactcaggttctctcaAAGAGTAGgaagctctcttaactgctggaccATCAGTTAGCATCTCTTAAGTACAACTGAATTCTGACCTTCAGTTCAATAAAATAttagatattttcattattttgtttgattaacctgttctttttccttaaaaCTGCTATTATAATGGTTTCCCAGGTCTATAGCTGGGGACTATAGTTTGTGTGGGGATACTGCCAAGCTCTCAGGTATTTTTGAGCTGTTTATCAAGCTTTTGTGCATCTCAAGCCCATGATCCTGGGCCCTACCTCTCTGGCagctctctccccagcctccacagCCCCCTCCATGTAGCCGCTCCAGTGTGTGGCCGTCTCAGTGCCtgcaaagaaaatcctgcccacTGGCTGACGTAGAACCCtgggaacaaaaacaaagcagtaaaTGTCATTTCATAAATCCAGAAATGAGTTCTCTCATAAGGACCCAGGCCAGTTCATTTCTTAGATTATAAACTTCTAAGAAGACACTGGCAATGTGGAATAATGTTCTGTGGGGACCTCAGATATTCTATTATCTCTGTCAtggacaaaatgaaacaaaagttgaAGTTCACACACTCCGGTTCCAAGAGACTACAGGAAAAGGATCTGACATTAATATGGACAAAATAAGTATTTGATTATCTTTATGAAGTGAGGGACTGATTACGCCAAACATGTATGGTTACCTTTATATGAGGAAGGTGTCACATACTTCTGATTTCTTACCTAGTTATTCTACCATTAAACTTGACAGTTTCTTTTAACCAAGCTTTGACctcttctttttaataattacttgttttgttttatttctgtacgATACAGGATGTATCCCAAGGCTTCATATATGCAAGGTATGTGTTCCACTACTGAACCTCATCCCCAGACCTTATCTATGTCTTAAAGGGATAGTCTAATGATTTTAAAGATGGTTTACAATAATgaaactgaagaaataaataagtcttatGATTAATGATAATTAACTCATATTTGCTACATTTCAGAATAATTACATCAAACTTTAAGTTAAAAATTGTTGGGCACCAGCTCTTCAAAGTTCATTACTCCCCACCAAACCCCTAGTACACATTATCATACACATTTCCATAGGAGAATGTGGAGGCAGACTGTGGTAGACCCTGTAATGCGCCACCAGGAATGAAGGACTTGTTAGTTGGTGGAAGTCCTTCCAGAAGATGGTATTCTCATGCGGGCACTCATTGAAGGTGGCTATTTCCAGTGGAGAAAACTACATCATGACTCCTTCCAGCACCAGTGACTGACagaaataagcttttaaaaatgcaagcCCCAGACTGAGGTAGGGGCTGTTGGGCCAAGTGCGCGGACTGCCGTCCACaccatcccctcccctccaaagCCATGGCTTCCAAACTCCTGCGCGCGGTTATCCTCGGGCCGCCAGGCTGGGGTAAAGGCACCGTATGCCAGAGGATCGCCCAGAACTTTGGCCTCCAGCATCTCTCCAGCGGCCACTTCTTGCGGGAGAACCTCAAGGCCAGCACGGAAGTTGGCGACACAGCAAAACAGTACCTAGAAAAAGGTCTTTTGGTTCCAGATCATGTGATCACACGCCTCATGGTGTCAGAATTGGAGACCCGGAGCACCGAACACTGGCTGTTAGACGGGTTCCCGAGGACATTAGTACAGGCAGAAGCCTTGGACAGAATCTGTGATGTGGACCTAGTGATTAGTCTGAATATCCCTTTTGAGACACTTAAAGATCGTCTGAGCCGAAGATGGATTCACCCTTCTAGCGGGAGAGTCTATAACTTGGACTTCAACCCTCCACAAGTGCTGGGGGTTGATGATATCACTGGTGAGCCACTTGTTCAACAAGAAGATGATAAACCCGAAGCAGTTGCTGCCAAACTACGACGGTACAAGGATGCAGCAAAACCCGTCATCGAACTGTAC
The sequence above is a segment of the Chionomys nivalis chromosome X, mChiNiv1.1, whole genome shotgun sequence genome. Coding sequences within it:
- the LOC130867629 gene encoding adenylate kinase 4, mitochondrial-like; its protein translation is MASKLLRAVILGPPGWGKGTVCQRIAQNFGLQHLSSGHFLRENLKASTEVGDTAKQYLEKGLLVPDHVITRLMVSELETRSTEHWLLDGFPRTLVQAEALDRICDVDLVISLNIPFETLKDRLSRRWIHPSSGRVYNLDFNPPQVLGVDDITGEPLVQQEDDKPEAVAAKLRRYKDAAKPVIELYKSLGVLHQFSGTETNKIWPYVYTLFSNKIAPIQSKEAN